The Magnolia sinica isolate HGM2019 chromosome 9, MsV1, whole genome shotgun sequence genome contains a region encoding:
- the LOC131256069 gene encoding putative pentatricopeptide repeat-containing protein At5g37570 isoform X5 produces the protein MFLWNAAKHRYPAFPHKTNSVGSYGYLLERCTSLVQLNQIHAQMLVNGFHRDNWLLTKLINALMSIAEQKLACAVFHHVDSPDEFLWNWMIRSYSCHGPVREAIVFYDMMRRRCVRPNNFSFPFALKSCAAVEALSEGEQMHADIVKLGFVCDVFVQTALVDMYAKCSRIEMARRVFDGMGEKSVVSWTAIVAGYCRHGLLEQAQELFDEMPVRNAVAWNVMIDGLARFGDLEVARHVFDRMSQRNTVSWTIMIGGYLRVGDMVRARRLFDQMVGKEVVAWTAMISGYAQNGESGEAIKLFHMMLADDVKPDEVTMLGVISAGVQSASLHLCTWIEECINRCGFGSDVRVLNAAINMYVQCGSIDQAFHVFEKMPERDVVSYNSMIAGCATHGDMKGALSVFSMMIEAKVLPNSITFIGILTACAHGGLVDEGRTYFRMMLDLSHVKITVEHYACMVDLLGRAGHLDEAHELILNMPIEPKASTWGALLGACRIHGNLGLAEVVAQKLFEMEPENPGNYTILANMYTEGRMWDAAGWVRRLMKDRQVSKTTGSSWIEVANSIENTTEGTMEGGNYQVQR, from the exons ATGTTTCTCTGGAATGCAGCGAAACATCGGTACCCGGCATTTCCTCACAAGACGAACTCCGTTGGTTCATATGGCTACTTGTTGGAGAGATGCACGAGCTTAGTTCAACTCAACCAGATCCATGCTCAGATGCTTGTGAATGGATTCCACAGAGATAACTGGCTGTTGACAAAGCTCATAAATGCTCTCATGTCGATTGCCGAACAAAAGCTGGCTTGTGCGGTTTTCCATCACGTGGACTCCCCAGATGAGTTTCTGTGGAATTGGATGATCAGGAGCTACTCTTGTCATGGCCCAGTTCGAGAAGCGATCGTCTTTTATGATATGATGAGACGTCGATGTGTTCGTCCTAACAATTTCAGCTTCCCTTTTGCACTCAAATCATGTGCAGCTGTTGAAGCTCTCTCCGAAGGTGAGCAGATGCATGCTGATATTGTGAAGCTAGGATTCGTATGTGATGTTTTCGTCCAGACGGCGCTTGTTGACATGTATGCGAAATGCAGTAGAATTGAGATGGCGAGGCGGGTGTTTGATGGCATGGGAGAGAAGAGCGTGGTTTCTTGGACTGCTATTGTTGCGGGTTATTGCCGGCATGGGCTTTTGGAGCAAGCCCAAGAGCTGTTTGACGAGATGCCTGTTAGAAATGCCGTTGCGTGGAATGTGATGATCGATGGGCTGGCTCGGTTTGGGGATTTGGAGGTTGCCCGGCATGTTTTTGACAGGATGTCTCAGCGAAATACAGTGTCTTGGACTATCATGATTGGTGGTTATTTGAGGGTCGGGGACATGGTACGTGCCAGGCGCCTGTTTGATCAGATGGTTGGAAAAGAAGTGGTAGCATGGACGGCCATGATCTCTGGCTATGCTCAGAATGGGGAATCTGGTGAGGCAATTAAGCTTTTCCACATGATGCTGGCTGATGATGTGAAGCCAGATGAGGTGACCATGTTGGGTGTCATCTCTGCCGGTGTGCAATCAGCAAGTTTGCATCTTTGCACATGGATAGAAGAGTGCATCAACAGATGTGGTTTTGGATCCGACGTCCGTGTCCTGAATGCAGCAATAAACATGTATGTGCAGTGTGGAAGTATCGACCAAGCTTTCCACGTGTTCGAGAAGATGCCTGAAAGAGATGTGGTATCCTACAATTCCATGATAGCTGGATGCGCTACTCATGGTGACATGAAAGGCGCTCTCTCCGTGTTTtctatgatgattgaagccaagGTTCTGCCAAACAGCATCACCTTCATTGGAATCTTGACCGCTTGTGCCCATGGAGGATTGGTAGATGAGGGAAGGACTTACTTCCGCATGATGCTTGATCTCAGCCATGTCAAAATTACAGTGGAGCATTATGCATGCATGGTGGACCTGTTGGGTCGTGCCGGCCACCTAGATGAGGCCCATGAGCTCATATTGAACATGCCTATCGAACCTAAGGCTAGCACATGGGGTGCGTTGCTTGGTGCTTGTAGGATCCACGGGAACCTTGGTCTGGCAGAGGTTGTTGCTCAGAAGCTCTTTGAGATGGAGCCTGAGAATCCAGGGAATTACACAATTCTCGCCAACATGTACACGGAGGGGAGAATGTGGGATGCTGCAGGTTGGGTGAGGAGACTGATGAAAGACAGGCAAGTGTCTAAAACAACAGGAAGCAGCTGGATCGAGGTCGCCAATTCCATCGAGAATACAACGGAAG GGACAATGGAAGGTGGAAATTACCAGGTCCAACGATGA
- the LOC131256069 gene encoding putative pentatricopeptide repeat-containing protein At5g37570 isoform X1: MFLWNAAKHRYPAFPHKTNSVGSYGYLLERCTSLVQLNQIHAQMLVNGFHRDNWLLTKLINALMSIAEQKLACAVFHHVDSPDEFLWNWMIRSYSCHGPVREAIVFYDMMRRRCVRPNNFSFPFALKSCAAVEALSEGEQMHADIVKLGFVCDVFVQTALVDMYAKCSRIEMARRVFDGMGEKSVVSWTAIVAGYCRHGLLEQAQELFDEMPVRNAVAWNVMIDGLARFGDLEVARHVFDRMSQRNTVSWTIMIGGYLRVGDMVRARRLFDQMVGKEVVAWTAMISGYAQNGESGEAIKLFHMMLADDVKPDEVTMLGVISAGVQSASLHLCTWIEECINRCGFGSDVRVLNAAINMYVQCGSIDQAFHVFEKMPERDVVSYNSMIAGCATHGDMKGALSVFSMMIEAKVLPNSITFIGILTACAHGGLVDEGRTYFRMMLDLSHVKITVEHYACMVDLLGRAGHLDEAHELILNMPIEPKASTWGALLGACRIHGNLGLAEVVAQKLFEMEPENPGNYTILANMYTEGRMWDAAGWVRRLMKDRQVSKTTGSSWIEVANSIENTTEGRIHGVDNSNLGGSTIRYYTCMKKSGGFENFLKLYGARDNGRWKLPGPTMRGAALHGRLGPP, encoded by the exons ATGTTTCTCTGGAATGCAGCGAAACATCGGTACCCGGCATTTCCTCACAAGACGAACTCCGTTGGTTCATATGGCTACTTGTTGGAGAGATGCACGAGCTTAGTTCAACTCAACCAGATCCATGCTCAGATGCTTGTGAATGGATTCCACAGAGATAACTGGCTGTTGACAAAGCTCATAAATGCTCTCATGTCGATTGCCGAACAAAAGCTGGCTTGTGCGGTTTTCCATCACGTGGACTCCCCAGATGAGTTTCTGTGGAATTGGATGATCAGGAGCTACTCTTGTCATGGCCCAGTTCGAGAAGCGATCGTCTTTTATGATATGATGAGACGTCGATGTGTTCGTCCTAACAATTTCAGCTTCCCTTTTGCACTCAAATCATGTGCAGCTGTTGAAGCTCTCTCCGAAGGTGAGCAGATGCATGCTGATATTGTGAAGCTAGGATTCGTATGTGATGTTTTCGTCCAGACGGCGCTTGTTGACATGTATGCGAAATGCAGTAGAATTGAGATGGCGAGGCGGGTGTTTGATGGCATGGGAGAGAAGAGCGTGGTTTCTTGGACTGCTATTGTTGCGGGTTATTGCCGGCATGGGCTTTTGGAGCAAGCCCAAGAGCTGTTTGACGAGATGCCTGTTAGAAATGCCGTTGCGTGGAATGTGATGATCGATGGGCTGGCTCGGTTTGGGGATTTGGAGGTTGCCCGGCATGTTTTTGACAGGATGTCTCAGCGAAATACAGTGTCTTGGACTATCATGATTGGTGGTTATTTGAGGGTCGGGGACATGGTACGTGCCAGGCGCCTGTTTGATCAGATGGTTGGAAAAGAAGTGGTAGCATGGACGGCCATGATCTCTGGCTATGCTCAGAATGGGGAATCTGGTGAGGCAATTAAGCTTTTCCACATGATGCTGGCTGATGATGTGAAGCCAGATGAGGTGACCATGTTGGGTGTCATCTCTGCCGGTGTGCAATCAGCAAGTTTGCATCTTTGCACATGGATAGAAGAGTGCATCAACAGATGTGGTTTTGGATCCGACGTCCGTGTCCTGAATGCAGCAATAAACATGTATGTGCAGTGTGGAAGTATCGACCAAGCTTTCCACGTGTTCGAGAAGATGCCTGAAAGAGATGTGGTATCCTACAATTCCATGATAGCTGGATGCGCTACTCATGGTGACATGAAAGGCGCTCTCTCCGTGTTTtctatgatgattgaagccaagGTTCTGCCAAACAGCATCACCTTCATTGGAATCTTGACCGCTTGTGCCCATGGAGGATTGGTAGATGAGGGAAGGACTTACTTCCGCATGATGCTTGATCTCAGCCATGTCAAAATTACAGTGGAGCATTATGCATGCATGGTGGACCTGTTGGGTCGTGCCGGCCACCTAGATGAGGCCCATGAGCTCATATTGAACATGCCTATCGAACCTAAGGCTAGCACATGGGGTGCGTTGCTTGGTGCTTGTAGGATCCACGGGAACCTTGGTCTGGCAGAGGTTGTTGCTCAGAAGCTCTTTGAGATGGAGCCTGAGAATCCAGGGAATTACACAATTCTCGCCAACATGTACACGGAGGGGAGAATGTGGGATGCTGCAGGTTGGGTGAGGAGACTGATGAAAGACAGGCAAGTGTCTAAAACAACAGGAAGCAGCTGGATCGAGGTCGCCAATTCCATCGAGAATACAACGGAAG GTCGGATCCATGGTGTAGATAATTCAAATTTAGGCGGTTCAACCATCAGATATTACACGTGTATGAAAAAGTCGGGTggctttgaaaatttt TTAAAACTATATGGAGCTAGGGACAATGGAAGGTGGAAATTACCAGGTCCAACGATGAGGGGCGCTGCATTGCATGGCAGGCTGGGCCCACCCTGA
- the LOC131256069 gene encoding putative pentatricopeptide repeat-containing protein At5g37570 isoform X6 has product MFLWNAAKHRYPAFPHKTNSVGSYGYLLERCTSLVQLNQIHAQMLVNGFHRDNWLLTKLINALMSIAEQKLACAVFHHVDSPDEFLWNWMIRSYSCHGPVREAIVFYDMMRRRCVRPNNFSFPFALKSCAAVEALSEGEQMHADIVKLGFVCDVFVQTALVDMYAKCSRIEMARRVFDGMGEKSVVSWTAIVAGYCRHGLLEQAQELFDEMPVRNAVAWNVMIDGLARFGDLEVARHVFDRMSQRNTVSWTIMIGGYLRVGDMVRARRLFDQMVGKEVVAWTAMISGYAQNGESGEAIKLFHMMLADDVKPDEVTMLGVISAGVQSASLHLCTWIEECINRCGFGSDVRVLNAAINMYVQCGSIDQAFHVFEKMPERDVVSYNSMIAGCATHGDMKGALSVFSMMIEAKVLPNSITFIGILTACAHGGLVDEGRTYFRMMLDLSHVKITVEHYACMVDLLGRAGHLDEAHELILNMPIEPKASTWGALLGACRIHGNLGLAEVVAQKLFEMEPENPGNYTILANMYTEGRMWDAAGWVRRLMKDRQVSKTTGSSWIEVANSIENTTEVKTIWS; this is encoded by the exons ATGTTTCTCTGGAATGCAGCGAAACATCGGTACCCGGCATTTCCTCACAAGACGAACTCCGTTGGTTCATATGGCTACTTGTTGGAGAGATGCACGAGCTTAGTTCAACTCAACCAGATCCATGCTCAGATGCTTGTGAATGGATTCCACAGAGATAACTGGCTGTTGACAAAGCTCATAAATGCTCTCATGTCGATTGCCGAACAAAAGCTGGCTTGTGCGGTTTTCCATCACGTGGACTCCCCAGATGAGTTTCTGTGGAATTGGATGATCAGGAGCTACTCTTGTCATGGCCCAGTTCGAGAAGCGATCGTCTTTTATGATATGATGAGACGTCGATGTGTTCGTCCTAACAATTTCAGCTTCCCTTTTGCACTCAAATCATGTGCAGCTGTTGAAGCTCTCTCCGAAGGTGAGCAGATGCATGCTGATATTGTGAAGCTAGGATTCGTATGTGATGTTTTCGTCCAGACGGCGCTTGTTGACATGTATGCGAAATGCAGTAGAATTGAGATGGCGAGGCGGGTGTTTGATGGCATGGGAGAGAAGAGCGTGGTTTCTTGGACTGCTATTGTTGCGGGTTATTGCCGGCATGGGCTTTTGGAGCAAGCCCAAGAGCTGTTTGACGAGATGCCTGTTAGAAATGCCGTTGCGTGGAATGTGATGATCGATGGGCTGGCTCGGTTTGGGGATTTGGAGGTTGCCCGGCATGTTTTTGACAGGATGTCTCAGCGAAATACAGTGTCTTGGACTATCATGATTGGTGGTTATTTGAGGGTCGGGGACATGGTACGTGCCAGGCGCCTGTTTGATCAGATGGTTGGAAAAGAAGTGGTAGCATGGACGGCCATGATCTCTGGCTATGCTCAGAATGGGGAATCTGGTGAGGCAATTAAGCTTTTCCACATGATGCTGGCTGATGATGTGAAGCCAGATGAGGTGACCATGTTGGGTGTCATCTCTGCCGGTGTGCAATCAGCAAGTTTGCATCTTTGCACATGGATAGAAGAGTGCATCAACAGATGTGGTTTTGGATCCGACGTCCGTGTCCTGAATGCAGCAATAAACATGTATGTGCAGTGTGGAAGTATCGACCAAGCTTTCCACGTGTTCGAGAAGATGCCTGAAAGAGATGTGGTATCCTACAATTCCATGATAGCTGGATGCGCTACTCATGGTGACATGAAAGGCGCTCTCTCCGTGTTTtctatgatgattgaagccaagGTTCTGCCAAACAGCATCACCTTCATTGGAATCTTGACCGCTTGTGCCCATGGAGGATTGGTAGATGAGGGAAGGACTTACTTCCGCATGATGCTTGATCTCAGCCATGTCAAAATTACAGTGGAGCATTATGCATGCATGGTGGACCTGTTGGGTCGTGCCGGCCACCTAGATGAGGCCCATGAGCTCATATTGAACATGCCTATCGAACCTAAGGCTAGCACATGGGGTGCGTTGCTTGGTGCTTGTAGGATCCACGGGAACCTTGGTCTGGCAGAGGTTGTTGCTCAGAAGCTCTTTGAGATGGAGCCTGAGAATCCAGGGAATTACACAATTCTCGCCAACATGTACACGGAGGGGAGAATGTGGGATGCTGCAGGTTGGGTGAGGAGACTGATGAAAGACAGGCAAGTGTCTAAAACAACAGGAAGCAGCTGGATCGAGGTCGCCAATTCCATCGAGAATACAACGGAAG TTAAAACTATATGGAGCTAG
- the LOC131256069 gene encoding putative pentatricopeptide repeat-containing protein At5g37570 isoform X2 yields the protein MFLWNAAKHRYPAFPHKTNSVGSYGYLLERCTSLVQLNQIHAQMLVNGFHRDNWLLTKLINALMSIAEQKLACAVFHHVDSPDEFLWNWMIRSYSCHGPVREAIVFYDMMRRRCVRPNNFSFPFALKSCAAVEALSEGEQMHADIVKLGFVCDVFVQTALVDMYAKCSRIEMARRVFDGMGEKSVVSWTAIVAGYCRHGLLEQAQELFDEMPVRNAVAWNVMIDGLARFGDLEVARHVFDRMSQRNTVSWTIMIGGYLRVGDMVRARRLFDQMVGKEVVAWTAMISGYAQNGESGEAIKLFHMMLADDVKPDEVTMLGVISAGVQSASLHLCTWIEECINRCGFGSDVRVLNAAINMYVQCGSIDQAFHVFEKMPERDVVSYNSMIAGCATHGDMKGALSVFSMMIEAKVLPNSITFIGILTACAHGGLVDEGRTYFRMMLDLSHVKITVEHYACMVDLLGRAGHLDEAHELILNMPIEPKASTWGALLGACRIHGNLGLAEVVAQKLFEMEPENPGNYTILANMYTEGRMWDAAGWVRRLMKDRQVSKTTGSSWIEVANSIENTTEGVKHSTSGSQLQCIPGSPIFSASLTVGPTMMYVPYIHTVHPF from the exons ATGTTTCTCTGGAATGCAGCGAAACATCGGTACCCGGCATTTCCTCACAAGACGAACTCCGTTGGTTCATATGGCTACTTGTTGGAGAGATGCACGAGCTTAGTTCAACTCAACCAGATCCATGCTCAGATGCTTGTGAATGGATTCCACAGAGATAACTGGCTGTTGACAAAGCTCATAAATGCTCTCATGTCGATTGCCGAACAAAAGCTGGCTTGTGCGGTTTTCCATCACGTGGACTCCCCAGATGAGTTTCTGTGGAATTGGATGATCAGGAGCTACTCTTGTCATGGCCCAGTTCGAGAAGCGATCGTCTTTTATGATATGATGAGACGTCGATGTGTTCGTCCTAACAATTTCAGCTTCCCTTTTGCACTCAAATCATGTGCAGCTGTTGAAGCTCTCTCCGAAGGTGAGCAGATGCATGCTGATATTGTGAAGCTAGGATTCGTATGTGATGTTTTCGTCCAGACGGCGCTTGTTGACATGTATGCGAAATGCAGTAGAATTGAGATGGCGAGGCGGGTGTTTGATGGCATGGGAGAGAAGAGCGTGGTTTCTTGGACTGCTATTGTTGCGGGTTATTGCCGGCATGGGCTTTTGGAGCAAGCCCAAGAGCTGTTTGACGAGATGCCTGTTAGAAATGCCGTTGCGTGGAATGTGATGATCGATGGGCTGGCTCGGTTTGGGGATTTGGAGGTTGCCCGGCATGTTTTTGACAGGATGTCTCAGCGAAATACAGTGTCTTGGACTATCATGATTGGTGGTTATTTGAGGGTCGGGGACATGGTACGTGCCAGGCGCCTGTTTGATCAGATGGTTGGAAAAGAAGTGGTAGCATGGACGGCCATGATCTCTGGCTATGCTCAGAATGGGGAATCTGGTGAGGCAATTAAGCTTTTCCACATGATGCTGGCTGATGATGTGAAGCCAGATGAGGTGACCATGTTGGGTGTCATCTCTGCCGGTGTGCAATCAGCAAGTTTGCATCTTTGCACATGGATAGAAGAGTGCATCAACAGATGTGGTTTTGGATCCGACGTCCGTGTCCTGAATGCAGCAATAAACATGTATGTGCAGTGTGGAAGTATCGACCAAGCTTTCCACGTGTTCGAGAAGATGCCTGAAAGAGATGTGGTATCCTACAATTCCATGATAGCTGGATGCGCTACTCATGGTGACATGAAAGGCGCTCTCTCCGTGTTTtctatgatgattgaagccaagGTTCTGCCAAACAGCATCACCTTCATTGGAATCTTGACCGCTTGTGCCCATGGAGGATTGGTAGATGAGGGAAGGACTTACTTCCGCATGATGCTTGATCTCAGCCATGTCAAAATTACAGTGGAGCATTATGCATGCATGGTGGACCTGTTGGGTCGTGCCGGCCACCTAGATGAGGCCCATGAGCTCATATTGAACATGCCTATCGAACCTAAGGCTAGCACATGGGGTGCGTTGCTTGGTGCTTGTAGGATCCACGGGAACCTTGGTCTGGCAGAGGTTGTTGCTCAGAAGCTCTTTGAGATGGAGCCTGAGAATCCAGGGAATTACACAATTCTCGCCAACATGTACACGGAGGGGAGAATGTGGGATGCTGCAGGTTGGGTGAGGAGACTGATGAAAGACAGGCAAGTGTCTAAAACAACAGGAAGCAGCTGGATCGAGGTCGCCAATTCCATCGAGAATACAACGGAAG GTGTGAAACATAGTACCTCAGGGTCACAGCTTCAATGCATCCCTGGATCACCAATTTTCAGTGCatccctgactgtagggcccaccatgatgtatgtgccttacatccacaccgtccatccgttttga
- the LOC131256069 gene encoding putative pentatricopeptide repeat-containing protein At5g37570 isoform X7, whose product MFLWNAAKHRYPAFPHKTNSVGSYGYLLERCTSLVQLNQIHAQMLVNGFHRDNWLLTKLINALMSIAEQKLACAVFHHVDSPDEFLWNWMIRSYSCHGPVREAIVFYDMMRRRCVRPNNFSFPFALKSCAAVEALSEGEQMHADIVKLGFVCDVFVQTALVDMYAKCSRIEMARRVFDGMGEKSVVSWTAIVAGYCRHGLLEQAQELFDEMPVRNAVAWNVMIDGLARFGDLEVARHVFDRMSQRNTVSWTIMIGGYLRVGDMVRARRLFDQMVGKEVVAWTAMISGYAQNGESGEAIKLFHMMLADDVKPDEVTMLGVISAGVQSASLHLCTWIEECINRCGFGSDVRVLNAAINMYVQCGSIDQAFHVFEKMPERDVVSYNSMIAGCATHGDMKGALSVFSMMIEAKVLPNSITFIGILTACAHGGLVDEGRTYFRMMLDLSHVKITVEHYACMVDLLGRAGHLDEAHELILNMPIEPKASTWGALLGACRIHGNLGLAEVVAQKLFEMEPENPGNYTILANMYTEGRMWDAAGWVRRLMKDRQVSKTTGSSWIEVANSIENTTED is encoded by the exons ATGTTTCTCTGGAATGCAGCGAAACATCGGTACCCGGCATTTCCTCACAAGACGAACTCCGTTGGTTCATATGGCTACTTGTTGGAGAGATGCACGAGCTTAGTTCAACTCAACCAGATCCATGCTCAGATGCTTGTGAATGGATTCCACAGAGATAACTGGCTGTTGACAAAGCTCATAAATGCTCTCATGTCGATTGCCGAACAAAAGCTGGCTTGTGCGGTTTTCCATCACGTGGACTCCCCAGATGAGTTTCTGTGGAATTGGATGATCAGGAGCTACTCTTGTCATGGCCCAGTTCGAGAAGCGATCGTCTTTTATGATATGATGAGACGTCGATGTGTTCGTCCTAACAATTTCAGCTTCCCTTTTGCACTCAAATCATGTGCAGCTGTTGAAGCTCTCTCCGAAGGTGAGCAGATGCATGCTGATATTGTGAAGCTAGGATTCGTATGTGATGTTTTCGTCCAGACGGCGCTTGTTGACATGTATGCGAAATGCAGTAGAATTGAGATGGCGAGGCGGGTGTTTGATGGCATGGGAGAGAAGAGCGTGGTTTCTTGGACTGCTATTGTTGCGGGTTATTGCCGGCATGGGCTTTTGGAGCAAGCCCAAGAGCTGTTTGACGAGATGCCTGTTAGAAATGCCGTTGCGTGGAATGTGATGATCGATGGGCTGGCTCGGTTTGGGGATTTGGAGGTTGCCCGGCATGTTTTTGACAGGATGTCTCAGCGAAATACAGTGTCTTGGACTATCATGATTGGTGGTTATTTGAGGGTCGGGGACATGGTACGTGCCAGGCGCCTGTTTGATCAGATGGTTGGAAAAGAAGTGGTAGCATGGACGGCCATGATCTCTGGCTATGCTCAGAATGGGGAATCTGGTGAGGCAATTAAGCTTTTCCACATGATGCTGGCTGATGATGTGAAGCCAGATGAGGTGACCATGTTGGGTGTCATCTCTGCCGGTGTGCAATCAGCAAGTTTGCATCTTTGCACATGGATAGAAGAGTGCATCAACAGATGTGGTTTTGGATCCGACGTCCGTGTCCTGAATGCAGCAATAAACATGTATGTGCAGTGTGGAAGTATCGACCAAGCTTTCCACGTGTTCGAGAAGATGCCTGAAAGAGATGTGGTATCCTACAATTCCATGATAGCTGGATGCGCTACTCATGGTGACATGAAAGGCGCTCTCTCCGTGTTTtctatgatgattgaagccaagGTTCTGCCAAACAGCATCACCTTCATTGGAATCTTGACCGCTTGTGCCCATGGAGGATTGGTAGATGAGGGAAGGACTTACTTCCGCATGATGCTTGATCTCAGCCATGTCAAAATTACAGTGGAGCATTATGCATGCATGGTGGACCTGTTGGGTCGTGCCGGCCACCTAGATGAGGCCCATGAGCTCATATTGAACATGCCTATCGAACCTAAGGCTAGCACATGGGGTGCGTTGCTTGGTGCTTGTAGGATCCACGGGAACCTTGGTCTGGCAGAGGTTGTTGCTCAGAAGCTCTTTGAGATGGAGCCTGAGAATCCAGGGAATTACACAATTCTCGCCAACATGTACACGGAGGGGAGAATGTGGGATGCTGCAGGTTGGGTGAGGAGACTGATGAAAGACAGGCAAGTGTCTAAAACAACAGGAAGCAGCTGGATCGAGGTCGCCAATTCCATCGAGAATACAACGGAAG ATTAA
- the LOC131256069 gene encoding putative pentatricopeptide repeat-containing protein At5g37570 isoform X3, protein MFLWNAAKHRYPAFPHKTNSVGSYGYLLERCTSLVQLNQIHAQMLVNGFHRDNWLLTKLINALMSIAEQKLACAVFHHVDSPDEFLWNWMIRSYSCHGPVREAIVFYDMMRRRCVRPNNFSFPFALKSCAAVEALSEGEQMHADIVKLGFVCDVFVQTALVDMYAKCSRIEMARRVFDGMGEKSVVSWTAIVAGYCRHGLLEQAQELFDEMPVRNAVAWNVMIDGLARFGDLEVARHVFDRMSQRNTVSWTIMIGGYLRVGDMVRARRLFDQMVGKEVVAWTAMISGYAQNGESGEAIKLFHMMLADDVKPDEVTMLGVISAGVQSASLHLCTWIEECINRCGFGSDVRVLNAAINMYVQCGSIDQAFHVFEKMPERDVVSYNSMIAGCATHGDMKGALSVFSMMIEAKVLPNSITFIGILTACAHGGLVDEGRTYFRMMLDLSHVKITVEHYACMVDLLGRAGHLDEAHELILNMPIEPKASTWGALLGACRIHGNLGLAEVVAQKLFEMEPENPGNYTILANMYTEGRMWDAAGWVRRLMKDRQVSKTTGSSWIEVANSIENTTEARDNGRWKLPGPTMRGAALHGRLGPP, encoded by the exons ATGTTTCTCTGGAATGCAGCGAAACATCGGTACCCGGCATTTCCTCACAAGACGAACTCCGTTGGTTCATATGGCTACTTGTTGGAGAGATGCACGAGCTTAGTTCAACTCAACCAGATCCATGCTCAGATGCTTGTGAATGGATTCCACAGAGATAACTGGCTGTTGACAAAGCTCATAAATGCTCTCATGTCGATTGCCGAACAAAAGCTGGCTTGTGCGGTTTTCCATCACGTGGACTCCCCAGATGAGTTTCTGTGGAATTGGATGATCAGGAGCTACTCTTGTCATGGCCCAGTTCGAGAAGCGATCGTCTTTTATGATATGATGAGACGTCGATGTGTTCGTCCTAACAATTTCAGCTTCCCTTTTGCACTCAAATCATGTGCAGCTGTTGAAGCTCTCTCCGAAGGTGAGCAGATGCATGCTGATATTGTGAAGCTAGGATTCGTATGTGATGTTTTCGTCCAGACGGCGCTTGTTGACATGTATGCGAAATGCAGTAGAATTGAGATGGCGAGGCGGGTGTTTGATGGCATGGGAGAGAAGAGCGTGGTTTCTTGGACTGCTATTGTTGCGGGTTATTGCCGGCATGGGCTTTTGGAGCAAGCCCAAGAGCTGTTTGACGAGATGCCTGTTAGAAATGCCGTTGCGTGGAATGTGATGATCGATGGGCTGGCTCGGTTTGGGGATTTGGAGGTTGCCCGGCATGTTTTTGACAGGATGTCTCAGCGAAATACAGTGTCTTGGACTATCATGATTGGTGGTTATTTGAGGGTCGGGGACATGGTACGTGCCAGGCGCCTGTTTGATCAGATGGTTGGAAAAGAAGTGGTAGCATGGACGGCCATGATCTCTGGCTATGCTCAGAATGGGGAATCTGGTGAGGCAATTAAGCTTTTCCACATGATGCTGGCTGATGATGTGAAGCCAGATGAGGTGACCATGTTGGGTGTCATCTCTGCCGGTGTGCAATCAGCAAGTTTGCATCTTTGCACATGGATAGAAGAGTGCATCAACAGATGTGGTTTTGGATCCGACGTCCGTGTCCTGAATGCAGCAATAAACATGTATGTGCAGTGTGGAAGTATCGACCAAGCTTTCCACGTGTTCGAGAAGATGCCTGAAAGAGATGTGGTATCCTACAATTCCATGATAGCTGGATGCGCTACTCATGGTGACATGAAAGGCGCTCTCTCCGTGTTTtctatgatgattgaagccaagGTTCTGCCAAACAGCATCACCTTCATTGGAATCTTGACCGCTTGTGCCCATGGAGGATTGGTAGATGAGGGAAGGACTTACTTCCGCATGATGCTTGATCTCAGCCATGTCAAAATTACAGTGGAGCATTATGCATGCATGGTGGACCTGTTGGGTCGTGCCGGCCACCTAGATGAGGCCCATGAGCTCATATTGAACATGCCTATCGAACCTAAGGCTAGCACATGGGGTGCGTTGCTTGGTGCTTGTAGGATCCACGGGAACCTTGGTCTGGCAGAGGTTGTTGCTCAGAAGCTCTTTGAGATGGAGCCTGAGAATCCAGGGAATTACACAATTCTCGCCAACATGTACACGGAGGGGAGAATGTGGGATGCTGCAGGTTGGGTGAGGAGACTGATGAAAGACAGGCAAGTGTCTAAAACAACAGGAAGCAGCTGGATCGAGGTCGCCAATTCCATCGAGAATACAACGGAAG CTAGGGACAATGGAAGGTGGAAATTACCAGGTCCAACGATGAGGGGCGCTGCATTGCATGGCAGGCTGGGCCCACCCTGA